ATACCATCATTACGTATCAgcgaatatatatgtaagtattagcATTATATACTGAgaataaaaaacactttttttataaattttcataatagTTATGTGCAGCAGATTCAAAAGAGCTTCAAACAGGTCAGCTTGTCACAATTCGTACTGAGCTTGATTATATTTGGTATCGTACTGTTCGAAATGAGTTTCGGTTTAGTAAGTAAAcacaatttatttcaaagtaaaaaaaaattataatttttttctgatttttatttttttctaatttttttttctaaattttttctaaaattttttctacaatttttttatattttttttttaataattttttttctaaatttttttttataaatctttaGAAATCCAGCATTTTTGTCGTTATTcgtatgatattttatattttggcaTCAGGAACCCAAATTAGTTTATACTGTATTAATGGCCAGCACCTAACAACCGTggtaattattaattattataaaattttgatttaaaaaatacaatacatacattttttactcaaaaagAGCAAAGAGATTCCGTTAGCGTTGTACAGCTGCAACTGGTATGAAGAAAGCGGCAAGTTCAAACAACTGTTACGCATGATGATTATGAGGACTAATCGACATTTTAATTTGGAGGTATCTTGGTTTACTCTGATGAATTTGGCCACCTTGATTGCGGTAAGCAAACTATGAACTTTTctatagaaataataatataacaataaaattaataatttaatttaaatatttttgcagtttttcagAATGAGTGGTTCGTACTTCTTGTTACTGCGCAACcttcaagaaaaataaattattaataaattgtgaATGTCACGGaaacgaataaataaataataatttcacatATTAATTTAATAGACTTTTACTTTTTGCTGCACGGAATCTTATGGCATGACCGACAACCctatttttgtgcatatttttgcGAAGACATTCGGGTAATAGGTCGGAAATCGAGTTAGCGCAATTTATATTTAGCTTTATAATGTTATTATACGTTGTTGATGTACTTAGCagctttaaaaatagtttagtaataaatttaaattaatgcggtcaccaaaaattattaataataacattaaaaacatacaaaaaaaaaacatcaaaaagatTGCGGTCTGACCATATTGACCAGGCTGGTAGTGGCATTTCACTCCGGTACGCTATCCCACTACTGCCTACCACGGGAACTCTTGGCTGCTGGTTTTCACCCCTGGCCCGGTTCATCCCTCCTTAGCCAACCTGAATGTCTAGGACTCCTCCTTGACACCCATATTGATGGCAAGCTTAGTGCGGACGTTCCGTCAACATGATCTGGTCCACCACACAGGACTCCCGGCCTCAGGCCATCCCACAATCCGACTTCACAGAAGCGTGATTACAGAAGATGCCAACCTTCCAGTCGAAATCATATGGTCACATTCACCTACTTGTGCGTACATGTCTCTTCTTGTTTGTTCGTTCGTTCATTGACTGCGAGCATATTTCTGCAGCAAACCAGTTTGCTTTCGCTTTGTTTCTAATTTTAGAAACGACAGCTGCGCTTAATGTGCATACGTGTATGCGTACGTAAGCGAAAGCAATGCGCATGACAACAAATcatattatattagaaaaaagaaataatgattttgagtaaaatttattaatttcatattagaGTAAaacgtaaattaaaatttttgctggGATGCGCATGACAGCAAAtcatattattttagaaaaagaaataatgattttgagtaaaaattgttaattgaaTATCAGAgtaaaacgtaaaaaaataataatattaactttttttttaagaaaaaaaaatataaaataaaatttaaaataaaaaaagttataaaaaaaatttaaaaaaaaaataaaattttaaattaaaaaataataattttccccTTGATGGTATTCGAACCTGCGACCTAACGAATCGAGTATCATACTAAAATATGAGtttgtgtatggaaaaattttagtatttgaaatattttgttttactttgataaattgtaaataatggTATGATATTGAgtaaaaattggcaaaattgtttaataataaaaaaaaaaactttaaaaaattattattaaaattttactcaCCCGTGGTGGTATTCGAACCTGCGATCTACGAGTATGAATGGGAGAACTACAAGCTTTTACATGGGAAAATGTACACGAATAATGAATGTATCATGATTAACTTCATagcatttttattcaaatttatacTCAATTCGTTTATTTCATATGCAAGATgtaagaaaaatacaataaattagcATTAGACGAAAATTGTCAGCACCATTTGGCTAAAggcatatacaaaatattttatgttaaaccaagtataaaacaattaaaaaatgaaaacgcgGTTATCAATTAAACAttgatatttataatatatcatTATCATATTTCATTGATCTTTATCTACACACATGTCTATAGTAGGGAAATATAGTCCTCGACTTAATTAGAGTCAATCAATTGATTACTCCCATGGTAAACGCCCCAAAGGACATACCGTCCAATTGATTAATTCATCatctgcaaatattttaaaaataattagttgTAGATATTATAACGACATAATGAAATGCCTACTTTTTTCTATCGTCCAAATGCCATACTGTTCTTTATCATTTACCACTTGTTCTGTAACTTCGCAATCCATTTTTTCATGAGTGCTGTTCTCCTTTTCAAGCGCTTGCAATAGTTCAGCAGCGGTGTGTATGGTTTCGtcttcatttgtttgtttagcaGCATTCTTTTTAAGACCAACTCGCTTGCCAAAGTAGGCATCAATAAGCAGCGAGATGCCTCGAATTTCCGAAGTTGTTAGCGGCGGCTCCACCAGCGGCAGtatgctaaataaatatttatatatataattatggtTAGTTAGGAATCGCGGAGTTACAAACTAACAAACCTTTTAATAATTGGTGCATTATATTGATTGATATCGCGCAATTTTTGCTCAACAAAACTTCTTTCAACCACCCAGACCCAAGGTCGACGCATAGAGTCCCCAAATATTGGTGTACATTTAAGATCGACGCCTGCATAAATTAAATGTCTCCTCATtttcttcgaaatattttcttggTTCAAACAGGTgaaatcaaaatctgtggtgtTGGGATTCTATAAACAGTAAAACAACAATGTATCTGGTTCAAACGTAGCAACTAGATTGTATTGCAAATTACCTCATCCAATTCAGCTTTATACATTTGCTTGCATTTTCTAAACGCCACAAAGCCGGCGGCTATTCGTACTGCCCAAAAACTAGCACCAGTTCGCCGTTGTTCCAATGCGCTTGTATTCTCTGCCAATtctataaaactataaaatacaTCCTCAATAAAGCCATAAACTGCCAACATGCGGAAAAAGCTCTGCGTCGcagcaattaaaaattcaaGTGGCTCACCAGAGCTATGAGActctaaaaatacataaaaagttataattCATCCATCAAAGTTTTAGTAGTATCGTTTTTACctccaatattaaaaaaatatttcatcttgAATAGAgcttctatgaaaatttcagacATATCTTTGATTCCGATCTCTCGATGGACCAATGCAATTATTTCCTTTACAACTAATTCGAGCGTGTCCTTTAGAGAAGTTAATTTACTTTCAGCATAATATACACGCAATTGTGCCAGCCGCTTGCCGCTAATATGTCGCTTTCCACTTTTCATATTATGCGCACCTTTACAATAGCATTCCAGTGCTGCATcatatattacaaataattttgttatattctCTTCGAAAAGCGTTTTATCCTTGCGACGTATTTTACTCGCTTCCACATCACACATTGACTCTAGTTGTGGAGACCAATAGTAATTTCGTAACCAATTCAAACAATAGCTTACGGAGGTCCGTAGCATGTCAATGGGTGGCAGAACTTGTCCGTGCGCACAGATGTGTCGCAAATCTACAACAAACGATGGTAGTCCCAGCATACGTGCTGTGTCATACATTGTACGCATATTATGTGTTTGCATCGTCGATGACATGAAATTAAAGAAACGCGTGAAGGCGCTCGCATACAACGTTTGCAGAACACTCTCAGAAGATGCTTGTTGGCCCTCAGCCTTATCTAAGTGCTGCACTTCTAAAAGTGCTGTAGTTGCGAGCACACCCGCTGGGCATTGTGTACTACGTCGCAAGCTCCAAACATTAATTTGACTTAGTCCACGTTTTTGTTGATCCACATCGGTATCTTCATCGAATAAGAATTCGTAGACGTTGCGGAATTCCTTACTACAATAAAATGTACCAATTACTATCAATACTTAAGcattgttttgtaaaaaaaaatactagcgTACACATCTTTCCATGGACCAACAACTGTTCGCCTCTTTGCTCCCGGCTCCTGCTCCATGGGTTCACACAGCTGCGCGCtgttattcattttaatttccttaaaacacttcaaaatatttcacttgCACCGACTATTAGTCGGTAAATGTTTTAAATGTCATTttagaaattgtaaacaaataatacaCGTGCTTATTTGATCATTCACAATAGCGTACAATGTTGATAGCAATTGGACACGATTATTGCTATCGATAACAACGATTGCTTATTAAAGCTTACTATAtacttcagtaaaaattaaaaaatcgttaGCAAAAGTATTTAAGGCATCGTAAAAGGTATACatgatttaagaaatttattaataattgcatttacaaaaataaatgctcTTTTAACGACGAACTTAGTCACTGAAGAAATGTTACCACAACAGCATCCCACAAATAAATCAGTGTACCTTATATTCGGTTACAACGGTTGATACGTATAGGTTCGACCATCATTTAAAGTAAACAAGGGATTAGTTCATGAATCAagcattaaatataaatatattctccTTATCAAACAAAGTGGTATGAAGAAAGTTTTCCCTATCAAAATAGtctatactatacatatgtatctagtTTTGCAGTCTCATCAAGCAATCTTACATTCCCCATTGACAAGGCTTCTACCATAAAGACAGTCAGGAAGGCGGAAGTCAGTAAATCGGGCTAGTAAAGACAATGGACCGACTGCCgggttgacagtccttggctaGACAAATCCGGGTCTGTTACGGTTACTTagatccgactgtcgtgggGACGGAACAATGGTCACAAACAATAATTCAGTTCGGTATACTGATAATTTTGATGGAACTGCCTCTTTACTactttttcggcaaaattaTGAAACAATCATTGTAAATTACATACATTACCGGCACAATTCAAATTGTATTTccttaaataaacaacaacaataataagtattttatattgaaaaattgtatttgctttcaaaaatgCCTAACTTAAACGCTAACTTACCACATAGTTACAATCataatatatattcatttaaacTGCACTTAATTGTAATTAAACTACAacttatattcaattttatggTATGTTTTGTCAATACACCACAAAGCATATCATTGCTTTTATGcctttatgcatgtatgtaagtatgtgtataaTTGTGTTTATTTAGTTTATACTAACTTTTcgctaaatattattatatgcttgtatatatgcatcaatttatgtatgtaagtaatgcAATTGCTCTTCGATGCATTAGCCGTATTAACGAGATTTCCAtcgacgtacatatgtatgtaattgtaagCATGTTATTTCAAGACATGCATTCATGTATTTTATACTCGTAGAAAGCGGCAATTCTGTGAAATATTCCAGTTTTTACAGAAggactttaaaaataatttggccTACTAGTTttacttgtaaatatttttaatatatttatatgtatgtgaagaTGTGTATAAGTATGAGCGTAGTTACACTTTTTCTGATGCACATAACTgtgcatatttgtatacatacattagtGTCGCAGTAtgcatttttataaacttaacttttaatattaagtaattacaaaattaacatacatatttacaaaacagTTTAACTGAAAATTGTTTATAGCTAGTAACTATTTAACAGagtcatttatgtatgtacacatataaaaCTTTcgctagtatatatgtatgtatgtatgtgagtcaatgtaaaaataaaaatcaaaaatgtacaagtaattacaattaaatatatacaaacgtattttgaaacaaaaaaatattcataaattaacATTATCAATAGAGTatatacatccatatgtataaatgtataagtGCTTGTGTAGGCatgatattaatttgtttttattgttgtttaaaaatttaacaaaaactctgctcaacaaataataaacaactttttttatacatacatatgtattactcattattttatatttaatatttagtaattacatatccatatgtacaaatatacctacatatgaaatattgtatgtacagcCCTGTTCTATACATTCTATGACCGCATACTTTTCATTGTAAAAGAGCAATTTGGCTccgcacacatttacatatgtatgtacatatgtatgtttatagtgtttatatgtagttatttttacttaaatttaacttatgcgtaatttttatatacatatgtacatttatgtgcACATTGTTTATATAGCCACTCAATGTAAATTTTACTAGCACTAGAAAGTCCTGCAATTTAACCTaagcttatacatacatatctatatgtaggtatatgtatataaaaacatgCATTCTAACCcgcttcatacatacatacatacatacatatattgaactTTGGaagcaaaatttgttttacaattAATGCTACTCAATACTTTTGCTTATAAATTATTACCAAGCTTGTTTGACTATTGCGAAATTGAAACCACTTTTTAAACACACATAAAATTTCAACCaattataaagcaaaaaaaatcattactattttgaatattattccaaattttaataGATCCAATAAAGTACAAAATCTGTTTGAAACATTGCATTTCGAAAGACACTAGATTTATATTGCTCACGTCGTAAatcctggtaatagttataCTGGGGTTAGGTTAAGTTTTTCGCCCAATTCTATCCATTTTAGGCAGAAAAGTACTCTGAGTAAAACActcgtactttttttttaacaaggaAAGCTCATACCAAGTTTCAACAAGATATCTctactttttaaaattataaaaaaaattaaaaaaaatatatataaaaaaattaaaaaaatatatataaaaaaattataaaaaaataaaataaaaataaaaaaataaaagtaaatataaaaaaataaaaataaatatataatgaagaaaactaaaagttttttgttgaattaaattgatcgtatatgtacatatgtatgtatgtatgtacaaataataaattttaaaataatttaattaaatacataatttcatttcaaaatcagcactattttttattttcactaacaGAATTgcacttaaataaacatattttgtttataagaAGTGAGTAAGTATACTAAAAAGTAAAAGATAAGTTCTAACCTCAAAAGCAGGATTAGGCATTAAACGGTACTAGTGTTTTCCACATACAAAGTAGAATAGACAAGTTTTGGTTTTCATGAAAGTTTTGTATGAATAATCAAGAAATTTGTGATTTCAAGTTTATGTcgtttttcatacattttagtttcttttttttgcaaaatcctGCTCGGTTtgtaaacacaaacatacatatgtatgtataatatattagtTATACTATGTATAAACACTCTtcactattatttatttttatctaaaatGAAACCAATGAAAATCGTGCACAAATCTAtgtgtgtttaaaaatatatgttgtatTTTCCGTTTTATAAATTTGTCCATGTTTAAAATACAagtaatttacatataaaacaaaacgTTTACATTCCATAGCTATTAtcataatgtttttttataacaaacttAGGTAattgtgtatttaaaaaataaactaaattaaattaactaaaacgAGATGTTTGGACCCAATTTATgatattcaaataatattacaaaacaTATGCGcattttaagatttaagatttagtagctaaatacaaaatataaaaattcttatgcagaaatatatgtgtatgtatgtatggtatatatagTTAAGCAATACGTCTTTAAATGATACTTGTGTATATGCATGAAGGCTTGCATAAATTGCTGTTAATTAAAAtagttgcaaaataaaattaacttatAGGTAAATTAACCGTTATATTGCTGAACACTGCAAGTTAACAGTATCAGGCATTTGCATTCcaattgtattaaataatttcattacatatttgtttagtataagtatatatatttgtatatagtacTTCCAGCACTATACATATACGAAttgctatttaaattatatgctTTTTTCGCCACTAGCAcgctgctattgctgctgtaactgatatttacaaaatataaatataatgcgTTATATTGCTGGACCGTTGCAACAATAATGCAATAATGCTAGTAATTGTTTATAATCTTTATTTAAACTACACTTTGTACATTTTCATAATTCACACTACACACAAGCATGCACACATACagttaaatgtataaaaagtttgaagagttacattttgtaaatgaaatgcAGCAAAGCTGCGAAGTAGCCTAAGAACTACAAGTACTTTTTGTTTGTTCGTTTACAAATACCACTTTGCTTATTT
This genomic stretch from Bactrocera dorsalis isolate Fly_Bdor chromosome 5, ASM2337382v1, whole genome shotgun sequence harbors:
- the LOC105225155 gene encoding uncharacterized protein LOC105225155 — protein: MNNSAQLCEPMEQEPGAKRRTVVGPWKDVKEFRNVYEFLFDEDTDVDQQKRGLSQINVWSLRRSTQCPAGVLATTALLEVQHLDKAEGQQASSESVLQTLYASAFTRFFNFMSSTMQTHNMRTMYDTARMLGLPSFVVDLRHICAHGQVLPPIDMLRTSVSYCLNWLRNYYWSPQLESMCDVEASKIRRKDKTLFEENITKLFVIYDAALECYCKGAHNMKSGKRHISGKRLAQLRVYYAESKLTSLKDTLELVVKEIIALVHREIGIKDMSEIFIEALFKMKYFFNIGESHSSGEPLEFLIAATQSFFRMLAVYGFIEDVFYSFIELAENTSALEQRRTGASFWAVRIAAGFVAFRKCKQMYKAELDENPNTTDFDFTCLNQENISKKMRRHLIYAGVDLKCTPIFGDSMRRPWVWVVERSFVEQKLRDINQYNAPIIKSILPLVEPPLTTSEIRGISLLIDAYFGKRVGLKKNAAKQTNEDETIHTAAELLQALEKENSTHEKMDCEVTEQVVNDKEQYGIWTIEKNDELINWTVCPLGRLPWE